A DNA window from Phaeobacter sp. A36a-5a contains the following coding sequences:
- a CDS encoding ATP-dependent DNA helicase, with the protein MSAAPIKFSDDQAVAFDRVSSLLRDAGVDLEDDLLHPPRGDGGAMAVIGKAGSGKTLLLAELYKALEKAGVEVVSGDYESRKKNEDRRTLAILAPTNKAASVLRLRGVPATTIHRILYTPVYDPEYERIAEWLAGSGDEPEIEGLTEEALARAKAFYERNKSIPGALAAAGLRGSDFITGWKRREEPLDIGFIDEASMLDDRQFQDLQEIFPTLLLFGDPAQLAPVNQSGAMVFETLPEERKLILNRIHRQEAGNPILDLAHALADPNIGFEDFERMVEDLSRQDDRVVWGQRVEVDLMARSPVLVWRNNTRIRLINAFRNVHGAPEDSLLAGEPLICDGIELPMKHRKKRLDLEARGLIKGAQVIYLGPGRKPGFSRLHVMGAEDPQVSAASIVKIEKPDEEEPFIPFAARMGAAFLHGAAVTIHKAQGSQWPTAQVFAPDIYAAARMGRVEAGQPLWKRLAYVAITRAQERLIWVVRNRLAKPTGPLQVDDLRAAPVGALTLELQEDSPL; encoded by the coding sequence ATGAGCGCAGCACCCATTAAATTCTCCGACGATCAGGCCGTCGCTTTTGATCGTGTCAGCAGTCTTCTTCGTGACGCAGGGGTCGATCTCGAAGACGATCTGCTTCACCCGCCCCGCGGTGACGGTGGCGCAATGGCGGTTATTGGCAAGGCCGGATCTGGTAAGACGCTGTTGTTGGCGGAGCTCTATAAGGCGTTGGAAAAGGCCGGTGTCGAGGTTGTTTCCGGCGACTATGAGAGCCGCAAGAAGAATGAGGACCGGCGCACACTCGCAATCCTCGCGCCCACAAACAAGGCCGCCAGCGTGCTGCGCCTTCGTGGTGTTCCCGCAACTACGATCCACCGGATCCTCTATACGCCTGTCTATGATCCGGAATATGAGCGGATAGCGGAATGGCTGGCGGGTAGTGGCGATGAACCCGAAATTGAGGGGTTAACCGAAGAAGCCCTGGCGCGGGCGAAGGCGTTTTATGAACGCAACAAGTCGATCCCTGGTGCGTTGGCTGCTGCCGGTCTGCGCGGATCTGACTTCATCACCGGTTGGAAACGGCGGGAGGAGCCGCTGGATATCGGCTTTATAGATGAAGCTTCGATGCTGGATGACCGCCAGTTCCAGGACCTTCAGGAAATTTTCCCGACATTATTGCTGTTTGGCGATCCCGCACAGCTCGCCCCGGTGAACCAATCCGGTGCCATGGTTTTTGAAACGCTGCCAGAAGAGCGCAAACTGATCCTCAACCGCATTCACCGCCAAGAGGCAGGCAATCCCATTCTGGACCTCGCTCATGCTCTGGCTGATCCGAACATCGGGTTTGAGGATTTTGAGCGCATGGTTGAGGACCTCTCTCGCCAGGATGATCGCGTCGTCTGGGGGCAACGGGTCGAGGTGGATCTGATGGCACGTTCTCCGGTTCTGGTCTGGCGCAACAACACCCGGATTCGGCTGATCAATGCGTTTCGTAACGTGCACGGTGCGCCGGAGGACAGTTTGCTGGCTGGCGAGCCGCTGATCTGCGACGGAATCGAATTGCCGATGAAACATCGCAAGAAAAGGCTGGATCTGGAAGCCCGCGGCCTGATCAAGGGGGCCCAGGTCATCTACCTCGGACCGGGTCGCAAGCCTGGATTTTCGCGCCTTCACGTCATGGGGGCAGAGGACCCGCAGGTCTCTGCGGCCTCTATCGTGAAGATCGAAAAACCGGATGAAGAAGAGCCCTTCATTCCATTTGCTGCGCGTATGGGGGCGGCGTTTCTGCACGGGGCGGCCGTCACTATTCACAAGGCGCAGGGCTCGCAATGGCCCACGGCGCAGGTTTTTGCGCCTGATATCTATGCCGCGGCGCGCATGGGCCGGGTGGAGGCCGGGCAACCGCTCTGGAAGCGGCTTGCTTATGTGGCCATTACGCGGGCGCAGGAGCGCCTGATCTGGGTGGTGCGCAATCGTCTGGCAAAGCCGACAGGCCCTCTGCAGGTGGACGACCTGCGGGCCGCGCCGGTAGGCGCCCTGACCCTGGAACTGCAAGAGGACAGCCCACTATGA
- a CDS encoding SDR family oxidoreductase, with translation MTIQAPDSRRTILITGASSGIGRAVAELFLDEGWQVGLLARRAKALEAVAQGRDTAHVLPADVTDAEAVDRAVETFAKRAGRLDVLFNNAGIFTPSGTIDEIALEDWFAAVNVNLNGMFLSARAAFRQMRQQAPQGGRIINNGSIAAHVPRPHSVPYAATKAAITGLTRSLSLDGRPFDIACGQIDIGNARTPMVADLSVRQAETDPAAGAMETFAVEDAARSVLHMANLPPEANVQFMTVMATKMPYIGRG, from the coding sequence ATGACGATCCAAGCTCCAGATTCTAGACGCACGATCCTGATCACCGGAGCCAGCTCCGGTATCGGCCGTGCCGTGGCGGAGCTGTTTCTGGACGAAGGTTGGCAGGTGGGCCTGCTTGCCCGCCGCGCAAAGGCGCTGGAGGCCGTGGCGCAGGGGCGCGACACGGCTCATGTCTTGCCGGCGGATGTCACCGATGCTGAGGCTGTCGATCGTGCCGTGGAGACCTTTGCAAAGCGGGCCGGGCGGTTAGATGTGTTGTTCAACAATGCAGGCATCTTTACCCCTTCCGGCACGATTGATGAGATTGCGCTGGAGGATTGGTTTGCAGCCGTCAATGTAAACTTGAACGGCATGTTCCTTTCGGCCCGAGCGGCCTTTCGCCAGATGCGCCAGCAGGCCCCGCAGGGCGGGCGGATCATCAATAACGGATCAATTGCAGCCCATGTTCCGCGCCCACATTCGGTCCCCTATGCGGCGACCAAAGCCGCGATCACCGGGCTGACCCGTAGCCTGTCGCTGGATGGGCGCCCGTTTGATATTGCCTGCGGACAAATTGACATCGGCAACGCACGCACGCCGATGGTTGCGGATTTGAGCGTCCGGCAGGCCGAGACGGATCCGGCAGCGGGCGCGATGGAGACCTTCGCCGTTGAGGATGCTGCACGGTCGGTGCTGCATATGGCAAATCTTCCGCCTGAGGCAAATGTGCAATTCATGACCGTGATGGCAACTAAGATGCCTTACATCGGGCGTGGATAG
- a CDS encoding TIGR02186 family protein has protein sequence MATAQTSTDPADSDPPAGPREEVVLGLSQDRVAITADFDGSEILVFGAVKREAPIPQDDPLQVIVAVSGPASPVMVRRKEKKLGIWVNTDSVLVDSAPSFYAVATSAPLSQVLSDTEDLRYRVSVGRAIRSVGAGMHIRGAQKFAEAVIRIRSENNLYSLRENTVAVDQQTLFRTAIEMPADLTEGAYRTRILLTRGGSVVAQYETSIDVRKVGLERFLYTLSREQPFLYGLMSLAIAIAAGWGASAAFRLLRNS, from the coding sequence ATGGCCACCGCTCAGACCTCCACCGATCCGGCAGATAGCGACCCTCCCGCTGGCCCGCGCGAGGAAGTCGTGCTCGGTCTGAGCCAAGACCGTGTTGCCATCACCGCCGACTTCGACGGATCGGAAATCCTCGTCTTTGGGGCCGTGAAGCGGGAAGCCCCTATCCCGCAGGACGACCCTCTTCAGGTGATCGTCGCCGTATCCGGTCCGGCCTCGCCCGTGATGGTACGCCGCAAGGAGAAAAAGCTTGGGATCTGGGTCAACACCGACAGCGTGCTGGTAGACTCGGCACCGAGCTTCTACGCAGTTGCGACAAGCGCGCCGCTCTCTCAGGTGCTGAGCGATACTGAGGACCTGCGGTATCGAGTCTCCGTGGGGCGGGCCATCCGCTCGGTCGGTGCCGGAATGCACATCCGCGGGGCACAGAAATTCGCCGAAGCCGTGATCCGCATCCGGTCCGAGAACAATCTCTATTCTCTGCGGGAGAACACTGTCGCCGTCGATCAGCAAACGCTGTTTCGCACTGCGATCGAGATGCCCGCCGACCTGACCGAAGGGGCCTATCGGACCCGCATCCTGCTCACACGAGGCGGGTCGGTTGTCGCGCAGTACGAAACCAGCATCGACGTGCGCAAAGTCGGGCTGGAACGGTTTCTTTACACACTTTCACGCGAACAGCCGTTTCTCTACGGCCTTATGTCACTGGCCATTGCAATTGCCGCAGGTTGGGGTGCCTCTGCTGCCTTCCGCCTGCTGCGCAACAGCTGA
- a CDS encoding sulfite exporter TauE/SafE family protein has translation MQIYLPIAEVSVNAFLLLGLGGMVGILSGMFGVGGGFLMTPLLFFIGIPPAVAVATEANQIVASSFSGVLAHFRRRTVDIKMGLVLQAGGLFGAALGVVVFNYLKALGQVDLLVKLCYVVFLGVVGGLMFIESLNAIRKSKASAGGAPAPRRQRGWVHALPFKMRFRTSGLYISVIPPLLVGVVVGILAAIMGVGGGFIMVPAMIYILGMPTKVVVGTSLFQIILVTAFTTMLHATTNYTVDIVLAVLLLIGGVIGAQIGTRIGVYLKAEQLRILLALMVIIVCVKLGLDLLLMPSELYSLGSDGGH, from the coding sequence ATGCAGATTTATCTTCCCATCGCCGAAGTCTCGGTCAACGCATTCCTGCTGCTGGGGCTTGGCGGCATGGTCGGCATCCTGTCCGGCATGTTTGGTGTCGGTGGCGGCTTCCTGATGACACCGCTCCTGTTCTTCATCGGCATCCCGCCGGCAGTGGCCGTTGCCACCGAAGCCAATCAGATCGTGGCCTCCTCATTCTCCGGTGTTCTTGCTCATTTCAGGCGCCGAACCGTCGACATCAAGATGGGCCTGGTTCTTCAAGCGGGCGGTCTTTTCGGTGCGGCGCTTGGGGTTGTGGTCTTCAACTATCTCAAAGCATTGGGCCAGGTCGATCTGCTGGTAAAACTCTGTTACGTCGTCTTTCTTGGCGTTGTCGGCGGGCTGATGTTCATCGAAAGCCTGAATGCGATCCGCAAATCCAAAGCCTCCGCAGGTGGCGCCCCCGCGCCGCGTCGGCAGCGTGGCTGGGTCCATGCCCTGCCCTTCAAGATGCGGTTCCGCACATCCGGCCTCTATATCTCCGTGATTCCTCCCTTGCTGGTCGGTGTCGTCGTCGGCATCCTCGCGGCAATCATGGGTGTTGGTGGTGGCTTCATCATGGTGCCAGCCATGATCTACATCCTCGGGATGCCAACCAAGGTTGTGGTTGGTACATCGCTGTTTCAGATCATTCTGGTCACCGCCTTTACCACGATGCTGCACGCCACCACGAATTATACCGTGGATATTGTTCTGGCGGTTCTATTGCTGATCGGCGGGGTGATCGGTGCCCAGATCGGCACCCGGATCGGCGTCTATCTCAAGGCTGAACAGCTCCGCATTCTGTTGGCGCTGATGGTAATTATTGTCTGCGTCAAACTCGGGCTGGACCTGTTGCTGATGCCATCTGAGCTTTACTCGCTCGGCAGCGATGGAGGGCACTGA
- a CDS encoding ABC transporter permease, which translates to MDFLTLIQVLDSTVRLATPLLLACLAGLFSERAGIFDIGLEGKMLMAAFFSAAVAATTGNVWLGLLAGIASSLVLSGLHGLASITFRGNQLISGVAINFLAAGMTVLIAQDWFQQGGRTPSLFSGGRFEPLSLPFADALADVPVLGPIYSELLSGHSVLVYLAFLAVPATAWILFGTRFGLRLRAVGENPAAVDTAGVSVVGLRYAAVMICGLLCGIAGAYLATALQAGFVKDMTAGRGFIALAALIFAKWRPWHALGACLLFGLLQAVALRFQNIEIGNFVIPVQMMDALPYILTVVILAGFVGKAVPPKAGGEPYVKER; encoded by the coding sequence ATGGATTTTCTGACTCTAATCCAGGTGCTCGACAGCACCGTTCGCCTCGCAACACCGCTGCTGCTGGCCTGTCTGGCTGGACTGTTCTCCGAACGGGCGGGGATCTTCGATATCGGCCTTGAAGGCAAAATGCTGATGGCCGCTTTCTTCTCGGCGGCGGTGGCTGCGACCACTGGCAATGTCTGGCTCGGCCTCCTGGCCGGTATCGCATCATCGCTGGTTCTCAGCGGCCTGCACGGGCTCGCCTCGATCACCTTCCGTGGCAACCAGCTGATCTCCGGTGTGGCGATCAACTTCCTTGCCGCAGGCATGACCGTACTGATCGCGCAGGACTGGTTCCAGCAGGGCGGGCGCACACCCTCGCTGTTCTCGGGCGGCCGATTTGAACCTCTCAGCCTGCCGTTTGCAGATGCGCTGGCGGATGTCCCTGTGTTGGGCCCGATCTATAGCGAGCTGCTTTCCGGTCACTCCGTGCTGGTCTACCTGGCGTTCCTCGCGGTGCCTGCTACCGCCTGGATCCTCTTTGGTACGCGCTTTGGCCTACGCCTGCGCGCGGTCGGGGAAAACCCCGCAGCTGTCGATACCGCCGGTGTGTCCGTGGTCGGTCTGCGCTATGCGGCGGTAATGATCTGTGGCCTGCTCTGCGGCATTGCCGGCGCCTATCTAGCAACAGCGCTACAGGCCGGGTTCGTAAAGGACATGACAGCCGGTCGCGGCTTTATCGCCCTGGCAGCGCTCATTTTCGCGAAATGGCGCCCCTGGCACGCGCTTGGTGCCTGCCTTCTGTTCGGCCTGCTTCAAGCGGTGGCCCTGCGTTTTCAGAACATCGAAATCGGCAACTTTGTGATTCCGGTGCAGATGATGGACGCCCTGCCCTACATCCTGACTGTGGTGATCCTGGCAGGCTTCGTCGGCAAGGCGGTTCCGCCCAAAGCCGGTGGAGAACCCTACGTAAAGGAGCGCTGA
- a CDS encoding ABC transporter permease gives MDKMPKWADVVLIPLISLVLAAILSALVILGIGEDPIAAVKLMVSGALGSTYGWGYTLYYATNFLFTGLAVSVAFHARLFNIGGEGQAMLGGLGVALVCLYIPWPHWSLALIFASLGAALFGAAWAAIPAYLQAKRGSHIVITTIMFNFIAAAVLNYVLVNLLRPEGSMDPATARFAEAVHLPSLHELLAPIGIEFSKAAPANVSFLVALAACVAVWLLIWRTKLGYEIRAYGNSEYGALYAGISPVKITMIAMLISGGLAGMMATNNVMGEAERLVLNSTEGAGFIGIAVALMGRSHPFGVFLAAILFGFLYQGGAELALWTSIPRELIVVIQALVILFTGALDNMVRGPLERIFLALRRGKA, from the coding sequence ATGGATAAAATGCCTAAATGGGCCGATGTCGTACTGATCCCGCTGATCAGCCTCGTATTGGCCGCTATTCTGTCTGCCTTGGTGATTCTTGGCATTGGCGAAGACCCGATTGCCGCCGTGAAGCTGATGGTTTCGGGCGCGCTTGGATCCACTTATGGCTGGGGCTATACGCTCTATTATGCCACCAACTTCCTGTTCACGGGTCTGGCCGTTTCCGTGGCCTTCCACGCCCGGCTTTTCAACATCGGTGGTGAAGGTCAGGCGATGCTCGGTGGTTTGGGTGTGGCCCTCGTATGCCTTTATATTCCCTGGCCGCATTGGTCGCTGGCACTGATCTTTGCCAGCCTGGGTGCTGCCCTTTTTGGTGCGGCCTGGGCCGCGATCCCCGCCTATCTTCAGGCGAAGCGCGGCAGCCATATCGTGATCACCACAATCATGTTCAACTTTATTGCGGCGGCCGTTCTGAACTACGTGCTGGTCAATCTCCTGCGTCCAGAAGGTTCGATGGACCCGGCGACAGCCCGTTTTGCCGAAGCTGTCCACCTGCCGTCCTTGCATGAGCTCCTCGCACCTATCGGGATCGAGTTTTCCAAGGCGGCACCTGCCAATGTGAGCTTCCTCGTCGCGCTTGCTGCTTGCGTTGCGGTCTGGTTGCTGATCTGGCGTACCAAACTGGGCTACGAGATCCGGGCCTATGGCAACTCCGAATATGGCGCGCTTTACGCCGGAATCTCGCCGGTCAAGATCACCATGATTGCGATGCTGATCTCTGGCGGTCTGGCGGGCATGATGGCCACCAACAATGTGATGGGCGAGGCCGAGCGCCTGGTATTGAACTCAACCGAGGGCGCCGGTTTCATCGGCATCGCCGTGGCACTCATGGGGCGCAGCCATCCCTTTGGCGTGTTTCTGGCCGCGATCCTGTTCGGGTTCCTCTATCAGGGCGGCGCGGAGCTGGCGCTATGGACCAGCATCCCGCGGGAACTGATCGTCGTCATTCAGGCACTGGTGATCCTATTCACAGGCGCGCTGGACAATATGGTACGAGGACCGCTTGAACGGATCTTCCTTGCTCTGCGCCGGGGGAAAGCGTGA
- a CDS encoding ABC transporter ATP-binding protein codes for MTAPAIELKGISKAFGPVQANKDISIRVSPGTIHGIIGENGAGKSTLMSILYGFYKADKGEVWIHGKRTEIPDSQAAISAGIGMVFQHFKLVENFTVLENIILGAEDGKLLKPSLSKARNSLKDLAAEYELNVDPDARIDEIGVGMQQRVEILKALYRQADILILDEPTGVLTPAEADQLFRILDRLRAEGKTIILITHKLREIMEYTDTVSVMRRGQMTATVKTAETSPEHLAELMVGRKVLLRVDKVPATPGKPILEIENLSVVDEAGVARVKNIDLTVRAGEILGIAGVAGNGQSELMEVLGGMREGQGTIRLNGSPLPLSGAGSDARARRAAHVAHVPEDRQREGLIMDFHAWENVAFGYHHAPEYQRGLLMNNAALRADTEAKMAKFDVRPPDPWLAAKNFSGGNQQKIVVAREIERNPDLLLIGQPTRGVDIGAIEFIHKQIVELRDQGKAILLVSVELEEILSLADRVAVMFDGMIMGERPADQTDEKELGLLMAGVAGEAA; via the coding sequence ATGACGGCACCAGCAATTGAACTAAAAGGCATCTCCAAGGCCTTTGGCCCCGTTCAGGCCAATAAGGATATCTCAATCCGTGTTTCCCCCGGCACGATCCATGGGATCATCGGCGAGAATGGCGCAGGCAAATCAACGCTGATGAGTATCCTGTACGGTTTTTACAAAGCCGATAAGGGTGAGGTCTGGATTCACGGGAAACGTACCGAGATTCCCGACAGCCAGGCGGCGATCTCGGCAGGGATCGGCATGGTATTCCAGCACTTCAAGCTGGTTGAGAATTTCACGGTACTGGAGAACATCATCCTCGGCGCCGAGGATGGCAAACTGTTGAAGCCCTCTCTCAGCAAGGCCCGAAATTCGCTGAAAGACCTGGCAGCAGAATATGAGCTGAACGTTGATCCCGATGCCCGTATCGACGAAATCGGTGTCGGCATGCAGCAGCGTGTCGAGATCCTGAAGGCGCTATACCGCCAGGCCGATATTCTGATTCTGGACGAGCCGACAGGGGTTCTGACCCCGGCAGAGGCCGACCAGCTGTTCCGCATTCTGGACAGGCTGCGCGCCGAGGGCAAAACGATCATCCTGATCACTCACAAACTGCGCGAAATCATGGAGTATACCGATACGGTGTCGGTGATGCGCCGCGGCCAGATGACCGCGACCGTGAAAACCGCTGAAACCAGCCCCGAACATCTGGCCGAACTGATGGTGGGACGCAAGGTGCTGCTGCGGGTGGACAAGGTTCCCGCCACTCCCGGCAAGCCGATCCTTGAGATCGAGAACCTCAGTGTTGTCGATGAGGCGGGCGTTGCGCGGGTTAAGAATATCGACCTGACCGTGCGTGCGGGAGAGATCCTTGGCATCGCCGGGGTGGCCGGCAACGGTCAATCCGAACTGATGGAGGTGCTCGGTGGCATGCGCGAAGGTCAGGGCACCATTCGTCTCAATGGATCGCCGCTGCCCCTGTCAGGTGCCGGATCCGATGCCCGCGCCCGTCGCGCAGCACATGTGGCCCACGTTCCCGAAGACCGTCAGCGCGAAGGTCTGATCATGGACTTCCACGCTTGGGAAAACGTGGCGTTCGGCTATCATCACGCGCCCGAATACCAACGCGGCCTGTTAATGAACAATGCTGCGCTGCGCGCCGATACCGAGGCCAAGATGGCCAAGTTTGACGTACGCCCCCCGGACCCCTGGCTTGCGGCCAAGAATTTCTCCGGCGGCAATCAGCAGAAAATCGTTGTTGCCCGCGAAATCGAGCGCAACCCTGACCTGTTGCTGATTGGGCAGCCGACACGGGGCGTCGATATCGGCGCCATTGAGTTTATTCACAAGCAAATCGTCGAATTGCGCGATCAGGGCAAGGCGATCCTGCTGGTCTCGGTTGAACTGGAGGAAATCCTGTCACTCGCCGACCGTGTTGCAGTGATGTTTGACGGAATGATCATGGGCGAGCGCCCGGCCGATCAGACCGATGAGAAAGAGCTGGGCCTGTTGATGGCCGGTGTCGCGGGGGAGGCCGCGTAA
- a CDS encoding BMP family lipoprotein: MTLMKSLMSAAAAVALTAGAALAEPALIFDLGGKFDKSFNEAAFTGAQRWAEETGESFREIELQSEAQREQALRRFAEAGANPIVMAGFAFADALGQVAADYPDTKFVIIDMVVDAPNVRSVVFNEHEGSYLVGMLAAKASKSGTVGFIGGMDIPLIRKFACGYAEGVKAANPDATVIANMTGTTPAAWNDPVKGSELTKAQISQGADVVYAAAGGTGVGVLQTAADEGILSIGVDSNQNHLHPGKVLTSMMKRVDNAVFEAFSDGPDLETGFSVMGLSNGGVGFAVDDNNASLITEEMQAAADEAAAKIATGEITVHDYMSDDSCPALSF, translated from the coding sequence ATGACCCTGATGAAATCCCTGATGAGCGCCGCGGCGGCCGTGGCGCTGACAGCGGGTGCCGCATTGGCAGAGCCTGCACTGATCTTTGATCTGGGCGGCAAGTTCGACAAATCGTTCAACGAAGCCGCCTTCACCGGCGCGCAGCGTTGGGCTGAGGAAACCGGCGAAAGCTTCCGCGAAATCGAACTGCAATCCGAAGCTCAGCGTGAGCAGGCCCTGCGTCGCTTTGCCGAAGCGGGCGCGAACCCGATCGTCATGGCCGGTTTTGCTTTTGCCGACGCTCTGGGCCAGGTTGCAGCCGACTACCCCGACACCAAATTCGTGATCATCGACATGGTTGTTGATGCGCCGAATGTGCGTTCTGTCGTCTTCAACGAACATGAAGGCTCCTACCTTGTCGGTATGCTGGCGGCCAAAGCGTCCAAATCGGGAACAGTGGGCTTCATCGGCGGTATGGATATCCCGCTGATCCGCAAATTTGCCTGCGGCTACGCCGAGGGCGTGAAGGCCGCAAACCCGGACGCAACTGTGATCGCCAATATGACCGGCACCACCCCTGCGGCCTGGAATGACCCGGTCAAGGGCTCCGAACTGACGAAGGCGCAGATCAGCCAGGGCGCTGATGTTGTCTATGCAGCTGCGGGCGGCACTGGTGTTGGCGTACTGCAGACCGCCGCCGACGAAGGCATCCTGTCAATCGGTGTGGACAGCAACCAGAACCACCTGCACCCAGGCAAAGTTCTGACGTCCATGATGAAGCGGGTCGACAACGCTGTGTTTGAAGCCTTCTCCGACGGTCCTGACCTGGAAACCGGCTTCTCCGTCATGGGCCTGTCGAACGGCGGCGTCGGCTTTGCGGTTGACGATAACAACGCATCGCTGATCACCGAAGAGATGCAGGCCGCCGCTGATGAAGCCGCAGCCAAGATCGCAACCGGCGAAATCACCGTGCATGACTACATGTCGGATGACAGCTGCCCGGCTCTATCCTTCTAA
- a CDS encoding GNAT family N-acetyltransferase, translated as MAHTHRAAFVQGRPWSSDEFSALLDSPFSYAVGDTRCFALGRVVAGEAELLTIATHPDYRRQGFARMVLDSWQEAALARDATDGFLEVAADNRSARALYHSYGFAETGRRVGYYPREGASSVDAVLMCVSLRKAETAE; from the coding sequence ATGGCCCACACCCATCGGGCTGCCTTTGTGCAGGGGCGCCCGTGGTCTTCGGATGAATTTTCTGCCCTGCTCGACAGCCCGTTCAGCTATGCTGTCGGCGATACACGATGCTTTGCCTTGGGACGCGTTGTCGCTGGAGAGGCCGAACTGCTGACCATAGCGACCCACCCTGACTACCGGCGTCAAGGGTTTGCGCGTATGGTCTTGGACAGCTGGCAGGAAGCCGCGCTGGCCAGAGATGCAACCGATGGCTTTCTGGAAGTTGCCGCAGACAACCGATCGGCGCGTGCCCTGTATCACTCCTATGGATTCGCCGAAACCGGGCGGCGGGTCGGCTACTACCCGCGCGAAGGCGCGTCTTCAGTGGACGCAGTGCTCATGTGCGTCAGTTTACGCAAGGCCGAAACCGCAGAATAA
- the tsaB gene encoding tRNA (adenosine(37)-N6)-threonylcarbamoyltransferase complex dimerization subunit type 1 TsaB: protein MPSDALVLGFDTSAAHCAAALLRGDTVLASRLEEMTRGQAERLMPLLDEVLAEGGAAWADLDAIGVGIGPGNFTGIRIAVSAARGLALGLDIPAVGVNGFDARHHPGTLAAVPAPRDHVYALPPGGEPRLMPLVEAQAVAAAHDLELLAEATPPDIAEAIARNAADRYQTEAVAPAPLYLRAADAAPARDAPPTLIDG, encoded by the coding sequence TTGCCGTCTGACGCTCTCGTCCTTGGCTTTGATACATCGGCCGCGCATTGCGCGGCCGCTTTGTTGCGTGGGGACACGGTGCTGGCCTCCCGATTGGAGGAGATGACTCGCGGCCAGGCCGAACGATTGATGCCGTTGCTGGACGAGGTGCTCGCCGAAGGTGGCGCAGCTTGGGCGGATCTTGATGCCATTGGTGTCGGTATCGGACCCGGAAACTTCACAGGCATTCGCATCGCCGTGTCCGCTGCACGCGGTTTGGCGCTGGGGCTGGATATTCCGGCAGTCGGTGTAAACGGATTTGACGCACGCCATCACCCCGGCACTCTCGCTGCGGTGCCCGCACCTCGCGATCATGTCTATGCACTGCCTCCCGGAGGCGAGCCCCGGCTGATGCCACTTGTTGAAGCGCAGGCGGTTGCCGCCGCGCATGATCTAGAGTTGCTGGCCGAGGCAACTCCGCCGGATATCGCCGAAGCCATCGCCCGCAACGCCGCCGACCGTTACCAAACAGAAGCAGTTGCCCCTGCCCCGCTGTACCTGCGGGCTGCTGATGCCGCGCCGGCAAGAGACGCCCCACCAACGCTGATTGATGGCTGA
- a CDS encoding NifU family protein: MFIQTESTPNPATLKFLPGQTVLEMGTADFPSAEAAGSSPLAQRIFAVAGVTGVFFGNDFVTVTKAETVEWDHIKPAILGAVMEHFQSGQPVISEGGEQTSGHAEHTGEDGEIVNQIKELLDSRVRPAVAQDGGDITFHGFDRGVVYLHMQGACAGCPSSTLTLKMGIENLLRHYIPEVTEVRPVAV; the protein is encoded by the coding sequence ATGTTCATTCAGACAGAATCCACGCCCAACCCGGCGACGCTGAAATTCCTGCCGGGCCAGACCGTACTGGAAATGGGCACAGCTGATTTTCCCAGCGCAGAGGCCGCAGGCTCATCGCCTTTGGCGCAGCGCATTTTTGCTGTTGCAGGCGTGACTGGCGTGTTCTTCGGCAACGATTTCGTAACCGTGACCAAGGCAGAGACGGTTGAATGGGACCACATCAAACCGGCGATCCTCGGCGCGGTGATGGAACATTTCCAGTCCGGTCAGCCGGTGATTTCCGAAGGTGGCGAACAGACCTCTGGCCATGCGGAACACACCGGTGAGGATGGCGAAATCGTCAACCAGATCAAAGAGCTTCTGGACAGCCGCGTACGCCCTGCTGTGGCTCAGGATGGCGGCGATATCACCTTCCACGGCTTTGACCGTGGTGTGGTCTACCTGCATATGCAGGGCGCCTGCGCAGGCTGCCCATCGTCGACACTGACGCTGAAGATGGGCATCGAAAACCTGCTGCGCCACTACATCCCCGAAGTGACCGAGGTTCGCCCCGTTGCCGTCTGA
- a CDS encoding universal stress protein: protein MRKFLVVLDDSRECLNAMRFAAMRAAKTGGGVEILSVIPPDEFNHWIGVGEVMREEARERIHAHFEVFAKWMRDRQGIEPKLVIREGEAVPEIIAQIESDPEIGVLVLGAGDDRKGPGPLVTQLSRSSGSLPVPITIVPGDLSKEKLEAIT, encoded by the coding sequence ATGCGCAAATTTCTTGTGGTATTGGATGACAGCCGCGAATGCCTGAACGCCATGCGGTTCGCCGCCATGCGTGCCGCCAAGACTGGCGGCGGAGTTGAAATCCTTTCGGTGATTCCACCCGACGAATTCAATCATTGGATTGGCGTCGGCGAAGTGATGCGCGAAGAGGCCCGCGAACGCATACACGCCCATTTTGAAGTATTCGCGAAGTGGATGCGCGACCGGCAAGGTATCGAACCCAAACTCGTGATCCGCGAAGGCGAAGCGGTGCCAGAGATTATCGCCCAGATCGAATCTGATCCCGAAATCGGCGTATTGGTACTGGGCGCCGGTGACGACCGCAAAGGCCCTGGTCCCCTCGTCACCCAGCTAAGTCGCTCATCCGGCAGCCTGCCGGTCCCGATCACAATCGTACCCGGCGATCTGTCTAAAGAAAAACTGGAAGCGATCACCTGA